In Candidatus Zixiibacteriota bacterium, the DNA window GGCAAATTAAGAATGTGCCAACCGACAGTTTTGTCGGCTATGGCTGTACCTATCGCACAACTGCGCCAACTAAACTTGCCGTTCTGCCAATTGGCTATTACGATGGCTATCCTCGCGAGTTGTCAAACCATGCCTACGTTTTGATAAAGGGTAAACGCGCGCCGGTGCGAGGGAGGGTTTGCATGAATTTGCTCATGGTCGATGTGACTGAAATTGCCGGTGTCAAACTTTTCGATGAGGTGACCCTAATCGGGGTGGACAAAAAAGAGCGCATAACTGCCGAGACCCTTGCGGGGCTTGCTGGAACCATCAATTATGAACTGCTCGCCCGGCTTTCGTCCCAGACGCCGCGCATTATTGTGGACTGAAACTCGACAGAACACTTCTCTCATACAATTGTTTTCTCTAAAGTGAGAATGATATGCCAGAACTCCCCGAAGTAGAAACGGTCGTGCGCGGATTGCGCGAAACGGTTGTTGGAGAGACAATACAGATCGTACGGGTAAACGCCCCAGCGGCATCGATTGTGGTCGGCCAGTCGTTACATCCGAAAACTTTTGTCGAATCTCTCGAAGGTCGCGCTATCCAAAGCGTGGCGCGGCGAGGCAAAAATATCCTCATCTCGCTTTCCGGCGGGCTGACATTATGGGTTCACCTCAAAATGACCGGGCATTTCACGCTCAGGAGTCTCATTGAGCCGCTTGAAAAACATGACCTTGTAGTCTTCGATTTTACCTCATCCCCTAAATCAGGAACGCATTTACGATTTAATGACTACCGACGATTCGGACGGCTCCGCCTGTTTTCCTCGAGTGAAATCTTGGAACAGCCCGGCCTGAAAGAACTCGGCCCTGAGCCGCTCGAATTTGGCGCACAAGATTTTGTAACTTTGTGCCGCTCCCGCTCTCGAATGCTCAAAGCGGCCCTTCTCGACCAGAGTTTTATTGCCGGGGTGGGGAATATCTATGCCGATGAAGCCCTCTATGCCTCGCGCCTCCATCCACAAAGATTGACCAATAGCATATCTACAAAAAAACTCACTGAACTTCATAGCCATATTCAGCGGCTGTTGCGTCGAGCTATCGCCAAAATGGGATCATCGGTTGATAGTTACTCGGGTGTAAACGGCCAGGTCGGCCAGTACCAGAAATATCTAAAAGCGTACAATAACGAAGGAAAACCGTGCGGGCGATGCCGGACGAAAATTATCAGAGAGAAAATCGGCGCGCGCTCGGCGCACTTCTGCCCCAGATGTCAGGCCGCGAAATGACATAAGCGAGGAATTAGCTGGGTTAAACATTGTCTTGTACCACTGTCCGCCGCCGCGGACGGTGTGATCTTACTTCTTTTCCGTGGTGTCAGGCGCCCCCGCCCGACACTTCCTGTTTCTACGTGGCAGGTGTACGTCCCTCCACGCCTGCCCGCTGTAGCGGGTCCGCCGCGGCGGAC includes these proteins:
- the mutM gene encoding DNA-formamidopyrimidine glycosylase; the protein is MPELPEVETVVRGLRETVVGETIQIVRVNAPAASIVVGQSLHPKTFVESLEGRAIQSVARRGKNILISLSGGLTLWVHLKMTGHFTLRSLIEPLEKHDLVVFDFTSSPKSGTHLRFNDYRRFGRLRLFSSSEILEQPGLKELGPEPLEFGAQDFVTLCRSRSRMLKAALLDQSFIAGVGNIYADEALYASRLHPQRLTNSISTKKLTELHSHIQRLLRRAIAKMGSSVDSYSGVNGQVGQYQKYLKAYNNEGKPCGRCRTKIIREKIGARSAHFCPRCQAAK